Proteins encoded together in one Anticarsia gemmatalis isolate Benzon Research Colony breed Stoneville strain chromosome 1, ilAntGemm2 primary, whole genome shotgun sequence window:
- the LOC142975505 gene encoding trypsin CFT-1-like → MVALLFSAMQISYFQFCGGIILNQRSVLSAAHCFDDDRDHTVMWRMRVGSTLAHSGGVVHNTAQIIIHEQFNSSSMDSDLAILRSASAISYGSGVQPARIGAYYVEGNQVVWASGWGVTVSIYCIIVCAEYSLFLTHYCPTASSIEYCYLCKNKFNLIQQEQFLFAEELRHVQVYSISQDICRQRYGESRITDNMLCSGVLDVGGRDQCSGDSGGPLYHNGVVVGVCSWGPGTLPTCGNPHFPGVNVRVSSFILWIQNNA, encoded by the exons ATGGTAGCTTTACTCTTCTCTGCCATGCAAATATCCTATTTTCAATTTTGTGGCGGCATCATCCTTAACCAAAGATCTGTACTGAGTGCCGCTCATTGCTTTGA cgaCGACAGAGATCACACTGTTATGTGGCGTATGCGAGTAGGTTCAACTTTGGCGCACAGTGGAGGTGTGGTTCATAATACTGCCCAAATCATCATTCACGAGCAGTTCAATTCTTCTAGCATGGACTCTGATTTAGCGATTTTGCGTTCCGCTTCTGCGATTAGTTACGGCAGTGGAGTACAACCGGCAAGAATTGGAGCCTATTATGTCGAGGGTAACCAAGTTGTCTGGGCCTCAGGATGGGGTGTCACTGTAAGTATATACTGCATTATAGTGTGTGCTgaatacagtttatttttaacccattactgtcccactgca AGTAGCATTGAATACTGTTATTtgtgcaaaaataaatttaatttaattcaacaGGAACAGTTCTTATTTGCCGAAGAGCTTCGTCATGTCCAAGTCTATAGCATCAGCCAGGACATCTGTCGTCAGCGTTATGGTGAATCAAGAATCACTGACAACATGTTGTGCTCCGGTGTACTCGACGTCGGTGGTCGTGACCAGTGTTCAGGTGACTCCGGCGGTCCTCTCTACCACAACGGTGTCGTAGTTGGTGTTTGCTCATGGGGTCCTGGGACTCTCCCAACTTGCGGTAATCCTCATTTTCCTGGTGTTAATGTACGTGTTTCCAGTTTTATTCTATGGATTCAAAATAACGCTTAA